The DNA region ACAATCTGACGCAGGCGGTCCCTGTCGGCGTCGCCGTCGGCGTCGTCCTCGGGTTGTGCAACCTCGGCGTGATCCTCCTCCTCATGCCGCGCCTTGGTTTCGACTACCACTTCCTCGCGGACACACCCCATGCCAGGATTCCGCTCTGGCTGATGCTGCCTTGGTTCATCGCCTTCATCGCCTTCATGGTGGAACTAAATTTCAGAGGATTTCTCCTTGGGCGGTTGGAAACGCTGGGGACGCCGGTGGCGATGGCGATTCCCCTCAGCGCAGTCCTGTTTGCCTTCGACCCCTTCATGGTGGCAACCTTTCGACATCTCCACTGGATCGCCGTCTGGGACGGCCTGATCTGGGCGAGCCTGCAACATCGGCGGAGAAACCTCTACATTCCAATCATGGCCCATAGTATCGAGGTCGTCGTGCTGTATAGCGTCATGCGTAGAGTCCTGGCAGCGAATTCGCCAGGTACCATCTGGTAATCCAGTGAATGTACGATCCGATCTTGCAATCACCGGATCAGTCGATACACCGCATCACCCGTTGGGCTATTCCCATGACGCCATCCTTTTCAAGCCACCTGGTCAATGACGTGTTCGGCGATCCCGGCCTCTTCGTCGAGGTCCGCTGGTCCAAGCGCGCCTTCCTGTTCGACCTCGGCGACAACCATGCATTGGGCCCAACCCGTCTCCTTGGAGCCAACGACATCTTCATCTCCCACACCCATATGGACCACTTCATTGGCTTCGACGCCCTGTTGCGTGTCGCGCTAGGCCGAGGAAAAACACTGCGACTCTATGGCCCTCCCGGCCTCATCGACAATGTTCAAGGAAAGCTTCATGGCTATACCTGGAACCTCGTGGATGGCTATCCCCTAACGATCGTCGTATGCGAATTCCACTCAGCCTCCATTCGACACACAATCTTTCGCGCCACAGACGGTTTTTGCCGCCATGACGAACCGGAACAACCAGCGACACCCAGGGGGGAAAGGAGACCCTTTACGGTCCTTGAGGACCCGATGTTCACTGTGCAGGCCGTCGCACTCAACCACCGTATCCCCTCCTTTGCTTACGCCCTCCAGGAGCAATTTCACATCAACATCAACAAACAGCGACTCCACGAAGCCGGGCTGCCCGTCGGCTATTGGCTCAAGGAAGTGAAGCAGTATTTGTGGGAGGGACGGCCGGACGATTTCCGATTCACGGCCACCTTGTACTTTGAACACCATCGGGAGGACCGTGAATTCCTACTGGGAGATGTTCGGGATCGCTTTGCGACGATCAGCCGCGGGCAGAAGATCGCCTATGTCGTCGACGCCCGCTACGACCCGGAAAATGAAGCCAGGATCGTGGAGCTTGCGCGGGATTCGGACATCTTTTACTGTGAGGCTCCCTATCTCGACAGCGATGCGGACAAAGCCCGTGAGCGCTATCACCTCACCGCGAAGCAGGCCGGCACGATGGCGAGAAAGGCCGGTGCGCGCGAGCTGATCGTGTTCCACTTTTCACCGCGCTACACAGGGCAAGGGGAACGGCTGGAACGGGAAGCGGTGGAAGCATTCGGGCCGGCCGAATCAACCCAGGCGGACCGCTGACCTTCGGAACGGAGTAGATCAAGGAGGACCGTGCATGGGTGAGTGGGTGAAGTATGCGTCATACTTCCTGCTGGGTGGAACGATCGTCAGCGTGTCGACCTATCTGGGCTCGCAAGGCCGATCCTTCCTCGCGGCCTTTGCCAGCACCTTTCCCGCCATGACCGGCGCTACGTTCGTCCTGATCTACTTGAACGGCGGGAGCGAACACCTCGTGACCTACGCAAAGAACCTGCTATGGTTCGTTCCCCCCTGGTTGGTCTACGTCGGCTGCATGATCTACGGTGTCGAACGTGTCGGGTTCTGGCTCTCGATGGCCGGCTCACTCGTCCTCTACATGGGCTGCGTTGCGATCGTGAAGTTCCTGGCTCGGTAGCGATCGGAAATCACCCTCTACCTCTAACTTAAAGTGATACTTGAGAAGCTCGCGATACTCACTCATGTCGCGAGGATGGATCTCCTGCGTCTTCCCGCCCGTTCGAATCTTCAACACCATATCCGTGAAGGTCTTTCGCCCATCGGGCGTCGGCATCGTACAGATTCGCCGTTGCGTGAAGAGGGAATCCGGCGAGTGGGAATGGTAGTAATTGGCAAAGGTATAGTCGACCGGGAGACAGGGATCGAACGTGAAGGAATAGAGCTTCTCCCAGGCTCGACGGATCTCGCATTGCAGCAGATATTCTCCCCGATCATCGAGGGAGAGCGCGAATTGATCACTGCCATGAAATTTCCTCTCACCAACCTTTACGGGAAAAGGTTCAAGTAATCCATTACCTCCAAAACCGACATCGACGAGCCACACCTGCCCCTCCATCTTCACCACTAACACCTGATGACTGCGCGGCCTGTCCCCCACCGCTCCATACAACACACGCGCGGCAAGGCGAGTGACCGAAAATCCGAGGTCTTCGAGCAGGAGAGCAAAGAGTCCGTTCAATTCGAAGCAATACCCACCCCGTCGCCGATGCACGATCTTGCGAAACAGATCATCCGGATCAAGCGAGACCGGTTGCCCCAGATGGATATTCAAGTTCTCGAAGGGCACCGTCAACACATGCGCTCGGTGCAACCCGAGCAACGTGTCCAGCGAAGGCTCCAGGGTCCCCTGGTACTCGATTCTCGCGAGATAGGCCTGACGATCCACTTTCCCCTCCCTCTATTCGAGCCCTCAATATAGAGCATCCTCCGATGCGGGAGAAAGCCCAGAGCACCCCGGACTCATTGCAGACGACACCCGCGGTTGCTACCATGGCAGATCGTTTTTCAAAAGGAGCCTCGCCCATGCCGAGCCGTGCCCCGTCCGATTCCGACCACGCCTACCTGATTGTCGAGGGCGCGAGGCAGAATAACCTCAAGAACGTCTCGTTGCGCATCCCCCACAATAAAGTTACGGCAATCACGGGCGTCTCCGGGTCCGGCAAATCTTCCTTGGCCTTCGACACCCTCTTTGCCGAGGGACAATGGCGCTATGTGGAATCCCTGTCGACCTACGCCAGGATGTTCCTCGACAAGGTCAATCGGCCAGACGTCGATCGTCTCATCAACGTGCGCCCGGCCATCGCCATCGAACAAAAGAACCCGATCAGGACGGCGCGATCGACGGTCGGAACAGCGACGGAATTGGCCGACCTGCTTCGCCTCCTATTCGCCAAGGTCGGGAAGCCGGTCTGCCCGGATTGCCGACAGGAGGCTCGCGGCTATCATCCCGGATCGGTCGCCGAAGAGATCCTCGCACAATGTCCGGAATCGAGGGCAATGGTCCTTTTTCCGATTCAGGATCTGGGCCCCGGACACGATCGGTCGCTGATCGAGTCACTCCTGAAACGCGGCTTTACCCGTATGCGCTGCGGCGACGAGATCTTGAATCTGCAGGATCAGCCGATACTCCCCGGCGATCGTCCTGACGGGCTGCAAGTGATCCTGGACCGGCTCGTGCTGCGGCCGGACAATCGCCATCGTCTGATTGAGGCCATCGAAATCGCCTTCCAGGAAGCAGATGGAGTCTGCCTGATCGACGTCGTGGACCGCGGCCGTTTTACCTACAGTACCAGCTTCCGATGCCAGCGCTGCGGTCGGACGTTCGAGCCCCTGCGCCCCCTGCTCTTCTCGTTCAACCACCCGCTCGGCGCCTGCCCCGAATGCAAAGGCTTCGGCAACATTCTGCAGTACGACCCGGACCTCGTGATCCCGGACCGTACGAAATCTCTGGCACAGGGTGCCGTGGAGCCTTGGAGCAAGCCAGGTTCCGATTGGTGGCAAAAACAATTCCTGCTCGCGATGAAAAAGCGAGGGATCGATCTGACAACCCCTTATGAATCGTTACCCGCGGAAGTCCGAAAGATGATCTGGGATGGTGCCGACGACTTCGACGGCATCAAGGAATTTTTCGAATATCTCGAGACGAAACGCTACAAGCTGCACGTTCGGGTGTTGCTCAGTCGCTACCGAAGTCCCGTCTCGTGCCCCACTTGCAACGGCACGCGACTGAAACCGGCCGCGCGATTCGTGAAACTGGCCGGGCTCGATATCACGGAGCTCTCCGACCTGACGATTGAAGCCGCCGCCGGCTGGTTCGAACGCCTGGCCCTTCCGACCTTCGATGCCGAAATTGCGAAGGATATCCTCCGCCAGCTGCGCGGCAAGCTCAGCTTCCTGCTCCGCGTCGGATTGGGCTACCTGGCAATCGGGCGGCAGACCAAGACCCTCTCGGGCGGCGAAGCCCAACGCATTGCCCTCGCTAACCAACTCGGGTCGCGGCTCGTCGGTACGCTCTATGTGTTGGACGAACCCACGATCGGCCTTCATGCGCGCGACACGGATACCTTGGCCGGCATCCTGCGCGACCTGGCGAACGACGGGAACACCGTCGTCGTCGTGGAGCACGATCCGCTCATGATCCGGGCCGCCGACTATATCGTGGAACTCGGTCCTGCCTCGGGTGACCAAGGCGGCCAGATCGTCTGCGCCGCCCCGCGCCCCACGTTCATGACCGATACCCGCTCGGTCACCGCCCGATATCTTCGCGGCGAGGATTTCATTCCGGTCCCGAAAAGCCGACGATCGGGTAACGGCCGCATCCTCAGCATCGCCGGCGCATCGGGGCATAACTTGAAGAACCTGCTCGTCCGGATCCCCCTGCGCATGTTGGTCTGCGTGACAGGGATTTCAGGATCAGGCAAGAGCACGTTGGTGGAGGACACCCTGTACCGGGCTGCGGCCAGGGCCTTCCGCGTCGATTCACTCCCGATGGAACCGTTCCGCGCGATCAAAGGCCTCGAACACGTAAAAGGGGTCCGGCTGATCGACCAGCAACCCATCGGCCGCACACCACGCTCGAATCCGATCACCTACCTGAAAGCCTTCGACGAGATCCGCAATCTGTTCGCCATGGAGCGGGAAGCCCTACGCCAGGGCCTTACACCGGGGCATTTCTCTTTCAACGCCCCCGGGGGGCGCTGCGAGCGGTGCGAAGGCAACGGCTACGAAAAGCTCGAGATGTACTTCTTCGAGGACATCTACGCGATTTGCGAGGAATGCAACGGCCGGCGGTTCAAGCCTAACGTGCTCGGCATCCATTACAGGGGCAAAACCATTCATGACGTGCTCAATATGACCGTGTCCGAGGCGCTGGGATTCTTTTCCGGATCGCCGAAGCTGACCGAAAAACTCCATCTCTTGTCATCGATCGGACTCGGCTATCTCCGGTTAGGCCAGTCGGCCACCACCCTCTCGGGAGGCGAAGCGCAGCGGCTCAAGATCGCAGCCGAATTGAAAGATCCGTCGGCACAGAATCTTCTGTACATCATGGACGAACCGACCACCGGCCTGCATCTGGACGATATCAAAAAGCTGCTGCTCGTCCTCCACAAACTCGTGGATGCGGGGAACACGCTCATCGTCGTCGAACACAACCTCGACGTGATCAAAACAGCGGACTGGGTGATCGACTTGGGGCCGGAAGGAGGAGACGCGGGCGGTGAGATTGTCGCCGAAGGGCGCCCCGAACAAGTCGCGAAAGTCGAGCGCTCACATACCGGGAGATTTTTGGCAAAGATGCTGGGAATGGGCGCATCCCGTGAAGCATGAAGCGTATTTCGCGGCTATACAGACCGAGATACGAAGGACGAGATACGAGAGGCGCCTGCTCAGATGATCGCAGGACGTTCAGAAAGCCCGTCCGGCGGGGCCGCGACTGAGGCACGCGCCGGAGGCGTAGCCTCTGGACTACGTTGAAGACATGTGCGAGGCGAGAACAACGCGGCGGGCTTTTTCAACGTCCGGCTAATTGAAGGTTGGGTCGAACGGCATATCCGCATAGTGTCGCGACGTCTCCTCGAGAGAGAGAACCACGTCGGACCAAATACGGGTGGGGTCCTTCTCGAAGACGATCGACGGGTCGGCGGGCAGCGTGATCCACGAACCGGTCTGCATTTCTGATTCCAACTGGCCCGGTCCCCAACCGGAATAGCCCAGATAGGCGCGGAAGGATTCCCTCCCCGGCTGCTCCGTCAGAATCCGCTCCATAATATCCAAATCCCCGCCGAGACACACACCGTCGAACACATGGTGGGAGTTTTCCGGCAGCTGGCTGATTCGATACAGCAACATCACCTGATTGGTCTGAACCGGCCCACCCGCATAGAGCACGTGCGTTTGGCCTTCGAGTATCGGCACCTGCGGCAGCGCCTCGGAAATCGACATGGCGGTCGGCCGATTCACAATGACTCCGAGCGCCCCTTCTGGTCCATGTTCGCAAAGCAAGACGACCGTCTGCCGAAAGTTGGGGTCCTTCAGCGCGGGCGCTGCGACCAGAAAGATGCCTTTTCCCAAGGGTGTCATGATGATTGATCCTACCTTGCGCCTGCCGATGACGCAAGCAGCGAGCCGATTCGGATTCTTCTCCCCCTACAGCATATTCAAAAGGCCACTCTCCTGACCGGCCCGGCCCCGGTTCGCGTCTGGGCGGGCCGCGGAGGTATGGAGCAGCAGGGTCCCTTTGGAGATATTTTCAAGCCGCGTGCAAAGCCGGCGGGATTTTTCAACATGCAGCTATTCGTGATACAGGGAAGGACGACGATCACGGAGCAGATCGTTGTAGCTGTTGAGGGACTTTACCCTGGCTTCGGCGGGATCGATTTCCAAGATCGCGAGTTCCTCTGCCTCCCGCGGCGCCCGCCGTAAAATCTTCCCACGCGGGCTCACCACTTCGCTGGTGCCGATGAAGGTCAATCGATCCTTGCCGCCCCTAGCCTCGCTGCCGATTCGGTTGGCGGTGATACTGAATACCCGGTTTTCAAGACAGCGCGTCACCATTGAATCCGGGCAATGCGGCAACACCAGATTCGAGGGATGGGCGATGATGTCCGCCCCCATCAGGGCCAACGTCCTGGCCGACTCGGGGTAGAACCAGTCGAAACAGATCATCACCCCGACCTTGGCTCCGCCCACATCCCACACCTGAAACCCGCTGTCGCCGGGATCGAAAAACAACGTCTCCTCGAAAAATAGATGCGTCTTTCGATAGCACCCAAGCAAGCCGGAAGGCCCGACAATCACGGCGGAGTTGTAACAGCGAGCCCCGGAGCGTTCCGGCAACCCGGCCACGATCGCCATCCCGCGGCGCGCAGCGATCTCGCAAAGCCGCGCGGTGGTCGGGCCATCGGGCACCGGTTCGGCCAGTTGCAGCACCTCGGACTTCGAGACGAATTGATACCCGGCCGCGAACAGCTCGGGCAGAACGATCAGGTCCGCGTCAGCCTGCGCCAAGAGGCGCGTCACCGTCTCGAGATTCCGTTCGATAT from Nitrospiraceae bacterium includes:
- a CDS encoding acyltransferase; its protein translation is MRVGYLQFDPVFGDIERNLETVTRLLAQADADLIVLPELFAAGYQFVSKSEVLQLAEPVPDGPTTARLCEIAARRGMAIVAGLPERSGARCYNSAVIVGPSGLLGCYRKTHLFFEETLFFDPGDSGFQVWDVGGAKVGVMICFDWFYPESARTLALMGADIIAHPSNLVLPHCPDSMVTRCLENRVFSITANRIGSEARGGKDRLTFIGTSEVVSPRGKILRRAPREAEELAILEIDPAEARVKSLNSYNDLLRDRRPSLYHE
- a CDS encoding DUF3147 domain-containing protein — translated: MGEWVKYASYFLLGGTIVSVSTYLGSQGRSFLAAFASTFPAMTGATFVLIYLNGGSEHLVTYAKNLLWFVPPWLVYVGCMIYGVERVGFWLSMAGSLVLYMGCVAIVKFLAR
- the uvrA gene encoding excinuclease ABC subunit UvrA, whose amino-acid sequence is MPSRAPSDSDHAYLIVEGARQNNLKNVSLRIPHNKVTAITGVSGSGKSSLAFDTLFAEGQWRYVESLSTYARMFLDKVNRPDVDRLINVRPAIAIEQKNPIRTARSTVGTATELADLLRLLFAKVGKPVCPDCRQEARGYHPGSVAEEILAQCPESRAMVLFPIQDLGPGHDRSLIESLLKRGFTRMRCGDEILNLQDQPILPGDRPDGLQVILDRLVLRPDNRHRLIEAIEIAFQEADGVCLIDVVDRGRFTYSTSFRCQRCGRTFEPLRPLLFSFNHPLGACPECKGFGNILQYDPDLVIPDRTKSLAQGAVEPWSKPGSDWWQKQFLLAMKKRGIDLTTPYESLPAEVRKMIWDGADDFDGIKEFFEYLETKRYKLHVRVLLSRYRSPVSCPTCNGTRLKPAARFVKLAGLDITELSDLTIEAAAGWFERLALPTFDAEIAKDILRQLRGKLSFLLRVGLGYLAIGRQTKTLSGGEAQRIALANQLGSRLVGTLYVLDEPTIGLHARDTDTLAGILRDLANDGNTVVVVEHDPLMIRAADYIVELGPASGDQGGQIVCAAPRPTFMTDTRSVTARYLRGEDFIPVPKSRRSGNGRILSIAGASGHNLKNLLVRIPLRMLVCVTGISGSGKSTLVEDTLYRAAARAFRVDSLPMEPFRAIKGLEHVKGVRLIDQQPIGRTPRSNPITYLKAFDEIRNLFAMEREALRQGLTPGHFSFNAPGGRCERCEGNGYEKLEMYFFEDIYAICEECNGRRFKPNVLGIHYRGKTIHDVLNMTVSEALGFFSGSPKLTEKLHLLSSIGLGYLRLGQSATTLSGGEAQRLKIAAELKDPSAQNLLYIMDEPTTGLHLDDIKKLLLVLHKLVDAGNTLIVVEHNLDVIKTADWVIDLGPEGGDAGGEIVAEGRPEQVAKVERSHTGRFLAKMLGMGASREA
- a CDS encoding arylamine N-acetyltransferase — translated: MDRQAYLARIEYQGTLEPSLDTLLGLHRAHVLTVPFENLNIHLGQPVSLDPDDLFRKIVHRRRGGYCFELNGLFALLLEDLGFSVTRLAARVLYGAVGDRPRSHQVLVVKMEGQVWLVDVGFGGNGLLEPFPVKVGERKFHGSDQFALSLDDRGEYLLQCEIRRAWEKLYSFTFDPCLPVDYTFANYYHSHSPDSLFTQRRICTMPTPDGRKTFTDMVLKIRTGGKTQEIHPRDMSEYRELLKYHFKLEVEGDFRSLPSQELHDRNAAHVEDE
- a CDS encoding YqgE/AlgH family protein; translation: MTPLGKGIFLVAAPALKDPNFRQTVVLLCEHGPEGALGVIVNRPTAMSISEALPQVPILEGQTHVLYAGGPVQTNQVMLLYRISQLPENSHHVFDGVCLGGDLDIMERILTEQPGRESFRAYLGYSGWGPGQLESEMQTGSWITLPADPSIVFEKDPTRIWSDVVLSLEETSRHYADMPFDPTFN